The proteins below come from a single Chitinophaga pinensis DSM 2588 genomic window:
- a CDS encoding DUF2071 domain-containing protein: MFSALKNHPFPVEAFFQSSVVLTFAVPKEQLEPLIPECLSLDTFKDQYAFVAVAMVQTKDLRPKGFPAFMGNDFFLIGYRIFVRYKNNAGKNLRGLYILRSETDKKKMEFLGNIFTHYSYTTTDISRTRAGNIITYASVKSAFKVAIDLAEEEVHLPPQSPFADWKEARRFAGPLPFTFRYDAKTKEVLIIEGQRENWIPRPLHVTDYNFAFLKTLDIAGAALANAFIINNIPYHWKKGKTETWQ, encoded by the coding sequence ATGTTTTCCGCTCTTAAAAATCATCCCTTTCCTGTTGAAGCATTCTTTCAGAGTTCGGTCGTACTGACCTTCGCTGTACCAAAAGAGCAGCTGGAACCCCTGATCCCCGAATGCCTGTCACTGGATACCTTCAAGGATCAATATGCCTTTGTCGCGGTAGCCATGGTTCAGACAAAAGACCTGCGCCCAAAAGGGTTCCCCGCGTTTATGGGTAATGACTTCTTCCTGATCGGTTACAGGATATTTGTCCGCTATAAAAACAATGCAGGTAAAAATCTGCGGGGCTTATACATCCTCCGCTCAGAAACCGATAAGAAGAAAATGGAGTTCCTGGGCAATATCTTTACACACTACAGTTATACAACAACAGATATCAGCAGGACGCGTGCAGGAAATATCATTACCTACGCTTCTGTAAAATCAGCCTTCAAAGTGGCCATTGATCTGGCGGAAGAAGAGGTGCATCTGCCACCACAATCTCCTTTCGCTGACTGGAAAGAGGCAAGGCGATTTGCCGGTCCTTTGCCTTTCACCTTCCGCTATGATGCAAAGACAAAGGAGGTGTTGATTATCGAAGGACAGCGGGAAAACTGGATACCCCGGCCCCTGCATGTGACAGATTATAATTTCGCCTTTCTGAAAACGTTGGATATCGCAGGCGCCGCACTGGCAAATGCCTTTATCATCAATAATATCCCTTATCATTGGAAAAAGGGCAAAACGGAGACATGGCAGTAG
- a CDS encoding DoxX-like family protein — protein sequence MKLNTHKALTYLIALVWLVNGLLCKVLHLVPRHEAIVARILGAQYAGPLTMLIGLSEIAMAIWVVRGFKSRLNAILQIAIVGTMNILEFMLVPDLLLWGRLNAVFAALFMLLIYYTEFKLNPKQT from the coding sequence ATGAAATTGAATACACATAAGGCCCTGACTTATCTCATTGCACTCGTCTGGCTGGTCAATGGTTTGCTGTGTAAGGTACTGCACCTGGTACCACGGCATGAAGCGATCGTTGCCCGTATACTGGGAGCGCAATATGCAGGACCATTGACAATGCTGATCGGACTCTCAGAGATCGCTATGGCGATATGGGTAGTCCGCGGATTTAAATCCAGGTTGAACGCTATCTTACAGATCGCTATTGTGGGAACGATGAATATACTGGAGTTTATGTTAGTGCCCGACCTGTTGTTATGGGGCCGGTTGAATGCCGTATTCGCCGCTTTATTCATGTTGCTGATTTACTACACGGAATTCAAACTGAACCCCAAACAGACTTAA
- a CDS encoding GNAT family N-acetyltransferase, whose product MEVITRSATVADLPVLAEFLQMLVEAERPFDVTLQRGRIIYYDLRELIESDESELLVLEKEGALVGCGYAKILKARAYLVYEQYAHLGFMFVLPEYRGMGLNQQLISTLKQWAVLKGIREMRLEVYEENTGAIKAYEKAGFSKLLATMRCSLD is encoded by the coding sequence ATGGAAGTAATAACGAGAAGCGCCACAGTAGCTGACTTACCGGTACTTGCGGAATTCCTGCAGATGTTAGTCGAGGCAGAAAGACCTTTTGACGTCACCTTACAACGCGGCAGGATCATCTATTATGATCTGAGAGAACTGATAGAAAGCGATGAATCGGAGCTGCTGGTACTGGAAAAAGAAGGTGCCCTGGTGGGATGCGGTTATGCAAAGATCCTGAAGGCCCGCGCATACCTGGTATATGAACAATACGCACACCTGGGATTTATGTTTGTGTTACCGGAATACCGGGGAATGGGGCTGAATCAGCAACTGATCTCAACATTGAAACAATGGGCGGTATTAAAAGGTATCCGGGAAATGCGGTTGGAAGTATACGAAGAGAATACCGGCGCGATTAAAGCCTACGAAAAGGCTGGTTTCAGCAAACTGCTGGCGACGATGCGCTGTAGCCTGGACTAA
- a CDS encoding DUF72 domain-containing protein, which translates to MSKQQHKKGKGDFYAGTSGLVLPVPNKQAYPAAFQDKSRLTYYASLFNSLEVNSSFYKVPMAATVKRWATEVPADFRFTFKLHRGITHNKPLVFEDSLVERFMEIIEPAGEKKGALLVQFPGGTRFDSFTQFEHLLEVIRQCDPQQKWDVCVEFRHSSWYMAETYEVLSAYHATMVRHDMPTSKPPEWTAAAGFEYLRFHGPAGDYKGGYTTEALKIHAARINTWLKEGKRVYTYFNNTIGDALKDLNTLTDLVKV; encoded by the coding sequence GTGAGCAAACAACAACATAAGAAAGGAAAAGGAGATTTTTACGCAGGTACCAGCGGACTGGTACTACCAGTCCCTAATAAACAGGCATATCCTGCCGCATTTCAGGATAAAAGCAGACTGACTTATTATGCCTCCCTCTTTAACAGCCTGGAGGTAAACAGCTCCTTTTATAAAGTACCCATGGCCGCCACCGTGAAACGATGGGCGACAGAAGTGCCGGCGGACTTCAGATTTACATTCAAATTACACCGGGGCATTACCCATAATAAACCCCTGGTTTTTGAAGACAGTCTGGTGGAAAGATTCATGGAGATCATCGAACCGGCAGGAGAGAAGAAAGGCGCTTTATTAGTACAGTTTCCTGGTGGTACGCGTTTCGACAGTTTCACGCAATTTGAACACCTGCTAGAGGTGATCCGTCAATGTGACCCACAGCAAAAATGGGACGTATGTGTAGAGTTCCGGCATTCGTCCTGGTACATGGCAGAGACATACGAAGTCTTATCAGCCTATCATGCTACCATGGTGCGTCATGATATGCCTACATCAAAACCACCCGAATGGACAGCTGCCGCCGGCTTTGAATACCTGCGTTTTCACGGCCCTGCCGGCGATTACAAAGGCGGATATACAACAGAAGCACTTAAAATACATGCTGCCCGTATCAATACCTGGCTAAAAGAAGGTAAACGGGTTTATACCTATTTCAATAACACCATCGGAGATGCACTCAAAGATCTCAACACCCTGACTGACCTTGTCAAGGTATAG